AAAACGATAATCGCAAAAACAATTGTGGCGAAGGAAACCAGCTGCGCCGCCCGAAGTTCACCAACTACATATAAACTATCTGTACGCATCCCTTCAATAAAGAAGCGCCCAACGGAGTACCATATGAGGTAGAATAAGAACGTTTCGCCTCGTTTCAATTTGCCTCTTCGCAATATGATAATAATGATTAAACCGATGATATTCCATAATGATTCATAGAGGAACGTCGGGTGATATGTCACACCATCAATTGTCATTTGAGTCATAATCCAATTGGGAATAATAGTTGTTTCTAGAAACTTCTCCGAAACAGGACCGCCATGCGCTTCTTGATTCATAAAATTTCCCCAACGTCCGATTATTTGCCCAATTAGAAGTCCGGCAGCAGCAATGTCAACTGTTTTCCAAAACGAAACACCATGTCGCTTCGTGTAAATATATGTCGTAACAAAAGCACCAATCAGCGCGCCGTGAATTGCGATGCCACCCTCCCAAATTTGAATAATCTGCCCGGGGTGTTCTTTATAATAATCCCATGAAAAAATGACGTAATAGATACGCGCACTTATGATTGAAATTGGAACCGCCCAAACAAGTAAATCTGTTAGAAAGTCTGAATGCATACCGCGTTTCACCATTTCTTTCTGAACAACGACAAATGCCAGGACGATACCAAGTGCAATTATAATCCCGTACCAACGAATTTCGAGCGCACCAAGCGAAAATGCGACGGGATTTATCGAGAGCAGACTCACCATATATCAACCTCTCTCTTCCTTCTAATTGTCTTTCCTAAAGCTTGTCTTGTCATGCATACGAATGCAACCCTGCAATAATCAAGTTAACCGCAATGAGGTTAAACATGATGATGATAAACCCTATGACCGCAAGCCATGCTGATTTATTACCTTCCCATCCACGGGAGAGTCGTAGGTGAAGATAGGCTGCATAGAATAGCCATGTAATAAGCGCCCATACCTCTTTCGGATCCCATCCCCAAAACCTGGACCATGCTTCATGTGCCCAAATCATCGCAAAAATAAGCGCACCAAGTGTGAATACTGGAAAACCGATTAAGACTGAACGGTATCCGATTTCGTCCATGACTTGGGAATTTGCCTTTTTCGCTAATGGCTGGAACAACGTTGCGACTGGACGGCGCAAAATCAGTCTAAGTAACAAATAAAGAACAATTCCTGTTGCAACTGACCAGACAAGCGTCGTTAATGTCTTTCCATTGACGATTGCCGGCATTTCAACAAGTGGTGTCATTTTATCTGGTGTAAGCGATTCGTACTCATTCATACCGAATAACGGGGGATAATTATATACAATTTGAGCCTGTTGTTCATTTTTATTAATATAAGTAAATTTTGCTTCATATCCGATAAGGGCAAATGTCGAAGAAGACAGGATGAAACCGACAAAAAGAACAACTGTGAATATAACTGATTCCAACCAAAAGCGCTGTTTCGACTTTTTCGTTAGGTCAACATTTTTTAACAGTAACACTAGGCCTGCAACCGCACTGATTGCAAGAATTGCTTCTCCAATCGCAGCAGTAATGACGTGAACCGTCAACCAGTAACTTTGTAATGCCGGGATAAGCGGTGAAAGTTCCCTTGGAAACATGCTTGCATAGCCTATGATAATGACTGCTAGTGGCAAGGCAAACAAGCCTAGCGACGGTGTTCTGTAGAGGAAATACAATAAGATGAATGCGCCTACTATCATCATTCCAAATGCAGTCGTAAACTCAAACATATTACTAACCGGTGCTTGTCCATGTCCGGTAGCTATCCAACGTAAAACAAAGTATCCCAAATGCGCTATAAATCCAATGATTGTAATTACAATCGCTATCTTTCCCCAACGGTTATTTTGATAGGTGGCTTCCGAATTTGACCCCCTTACCGCCCCACCAAAAAACATCGTTGCAATAAGATAAGCGATAAAAGAGACAAGAAGCAAATTAGCACTTAAAGATGCAAGTTCCATTATGAGTTGTCCCCTTTCGCTGCATTCGAATTTGATTCAGCATCCTGCCTATCTTCGTAAAGTGGCAAGCTTGCATAATCTTTCACTTTATCAAGCTCCTTTTTCAAGCTAAACCAGTTTTTATTTGTGTGTCCGGCGAGGACTATTTCATCGCCTTCACCTTTTTGAATCCATATTCTTCTATGGTTCCAATAGGATCCTTGAGCGACTCCGATCATGAAAATAATTCCTCCAAGAAGCAAAATATACAATGTCTTGTCCTTCCGGATGACAAGGCCAGTAACATCACGTGTTTCGGCACTTAGAAACGTTGCTTTGTAATCATTTTTTTCAGTCTCAACGGTTTCACGTATTGCAACAAAACTCATTTCACCATCTGGCTTTTCCGGTGTTACCATCTTGAAGATAAATGCAGGATTGTTCGGTAGCGGTGACTTTGTTTTCGGTTTACCATCTTCAAAACCATCGTAATCTGGATAAAAATCTTTCAATTCCACATATGTACCTTCACCAAGTTGATAGACTGTCTCTGGATTGATAAGGTCAACTGTGAATTCTCCAAGAGAAGCATCAGATGCTTTTTCAATTAATTGGAAAGTCATTGATTTAAGTTCACCGAGACGATAATCCATTTGAAAAACGCTGAATCCGTCAAAGTTAAGAGGTTTATTGACAACGATTGAATAATCTTTGACTAATTCTAATTCGGACTGTCCTGGTAGTTCGCCTTCTGCATCTTTATATAACGTAACATCTGATTGGTAATTACTCACGATTGTTCCCACGCGGTCAATTGCCTGACTGAACACCGCATCATTTTCCTTTGAATAAGTATCCAGAATGAACTCATTGTTCTTTAAATAGTATCCCGGCGCACCTGGGATAGCACGCGTCTCTCCTTCACGAAGCCACAGTGCTTCA
This window of the Sporosarcina pasteurii genome carries:
- the lgt gene encoding prolipoprotein diacylglyceryl transferase, whose protein sequence is MVSLLSINPVAFSLGALEIRWYGIIIALGIVLAFVVVQKEMVKRGMHSDFLTDLLVWAVPISIISARIYYVIFSWDYYKEHPGQIIQIWEGGIAIHGALIGAFVTTYIYTKRHGVSFWKTVDIAAAGLLIGQIIGRWGNFMNQEAHGGPVSEKFLETTIIPNWIMTQMTIDGVTYHPTFLYESLWNIIGLIIIIILRRGKLKRGETFLFYLIWYSVGRFFIEGMRTDSLYVVGELRAAQLVSFATIVFAIIVFIVRRYIKKIEITYQDI
- the ccsB gene encoding c-type cytochrome biogenesis protein CcsB, which encodes MELASLSANLLLVSFIAYLIATMFFGGAVRGSNSEATYQNNRWGKIAIVITIIGFIAHLGYFVLRWIATGHGQAPVSNMFEFTTAFGMMIVGAFILLYFLYRTPSLGLFALPLAVIIIGYASMFPRELSPLIPALQSYWLTVHVITAAIGEAILAISAVAGLVLLLKNVDLTKKSKQRFWLESVIFTVVLFVGFILSSSTFALIGYEAKFTYINKNEQQAQIVYNYPPLFGMNEYESLTPDKMTPLVEMPAIVNGKTLTTLVWSVATGIVLYLLLRLILRRPVATLFQPLAKKANSQVMDEIGYRSVLIGFPVFTLGALIFAMIWAHEAWSRFWGWDPKEVWALITWLFYAAYLHLRLSRGWEGNKSAWLAVIGFIIIMFNLIAVNLIIAGLHSYA
- a CDS encoding cytochrome c biogenesis protein ResB; this encodes MSKITCQCGHDNPFGTVLCERCGRPQTEEAKKSKLIDMRYEGSARRSQTYKRTVIDKIWNFFSSVKIGVAIIIAVLATSAIGTLFPQKLFVPATTEADIFAYYEKHYGIAGTLYYKLGFYDMYNSWWFITLIGMLGISIIIASVDRVVPLYKSLKKQRTKRHVSFMRRQRIYGLGTVEDSDMSMAKAEEKLKALRYKVKTEDGAILAEKGRFSRWGPYVNHTGLIIFLFAVLLRGIPGFYVDEALWLREGETRAIPGAPGYYLKNNEFILDTYSKENDAVFSQAIDRVGTIVSNYQSDVTLYKDAEGELPGQSELELVKDYSIVVNKPLNFDGFSVFQMDYRLGELKSMTFQLIEKASDASLGEFTVDLINPETVYQLGEGTYVELKDFYPDYDGFEDGKPKTKSPLPNNPAFIFKMVTPEKPDGEMSFVAIRETVETEKNDYKATFLSAETRDVTGLVIRKDKTLYILLLGGIIFMIGVAQGSYWNHRRIWIQKGEGDEIVLAGHTNKNWFSLKKELDKVKDYASLPLYEDRQDAESNSNAAKGDNS